From Phalacrocorax carbo chromosome 6, bPhaCar2.1, whole genome shotgun sequence, a single genomic window includes:
- the RUVBL1 gene encoding ruvB-like 1, translating into MKIEEVKSTSKTQRIAAHSHVKGLGLDESGTAKPAGAGLVGQENAREACGVIVELIKSKKMAGRAVLLAGPPGTGKTALALAIAQELGSKVPFCPMVGSEVYSTEIKKTEVLMENFRRAIGLRIKETKEVYEGEVTELTPCETENPMGGYGKTISHVIIGLKTAKGTKQLKLDPSIFESLQKERVETGDVIYIEANSGAVKRQGRCDIYATEFDLEAEEYVPLPKGDVHKKKEIIQDVTLHDLDVANARPQGGQDILSMMGQLMKPKKTEITDKLRGEINKVVNKYIDQGIAELVPGVLFVDEVHMLDIECFTYLHRALESSISPIVIFASNRGNCVIRGTEDVVSPHGIPLDLLDRVMIIRTMLYTPQEMKQIIKLRAQTEGINTSEEALNHLGEIGTKTTLRYAVQLLTPANLLAKINGKDSIEKEHIEEINELFYDAKSSAKILADQQEKYMK; encoded by the exons ATGAAGATCGAGGAGGTGAAGAGCACCTCGAAGACGCAGCGCATCGCCGCCCACAGCCATGTcaaggggctggggctggacgAGAGCGGCACCGCCAAGCCGGCGGGGGCCGGGCTGGTGGGGCAGGAGAACGCGCGGGAG GCTTGTGGGGTTATAGTGGAACTAatcaaaagtaagaaaatggctggcagagctgtgctgttgGCAGGACCTCCTGGAACTGGCAAg actgCTTTGGCATTAGCTATTGCTCAGGAACTGGGAAGTAAAGTTCCCTTTTGTCCTATGGTTGGAAGTGAGGTCTATTCCACTGAgatcaagaaaacagaagttctAATGGAAAACTTCCGACGTGCAATTG GGTTGAGGATTAAAGAGACCAAGGAGGTTTATGAAGGAGAAGTCACAGAACTAACTCCATGTGAGACTGAAAATCCTATGGGGGGGTATGGTAAAACCATCAGCCACGTAATTATAGGACTCAAAACTGCGAAGGGAACCAAACAGTTGAAG CTGGACCCAAGCATATTTGAAAGCTTGCAGAAGGAGAGAGTGGAAACTGGTGACGTTATTTATATAGAAGCAAACAGTGGAGCCGTCAAG AGGCAAGGCAGGTGTGATATCTATGCTACGGAATTTGACCTTGAAGCTGAAGAGTATGTTCCCTTGCCAAAGGGTGATGTgcacaagaaaaaggaaattattcagGATGTCACCCTGCATGACTTGGATGTGGCCAATGCTCGACCTCAG GGGGGGCAAGACATCCTTTCTATGATGGGACAATTAATGAAGcctaagaaaactgaaattactG ACAAACTCAGAGGAGAGATTAATAAGGTggtaaataaatacattgaCCAAGGCATCGCAGAGCTAGTCCCAGGTGTACTCTTTGTAGATGAGGTTCACATGCTGGATATTGAATGTTTCACATACCTGCACCGAGCACTGGAATCTTCTATTTCCCCCATTGTCATCTTTGCTTCCAATCGAGGAAACTGCGTTATCAG AGGCACAGAGGATGTAGTGTCTCCTCACGGAATACCACTGGACCTGCTGGATAGAGTGATGATTATCCGAACCATGCTGTATACACCCCAAGAAATGAAGCAG ATCATAAAACTTCGTGCTCAGACAGAAGGGATTAATACTAGTGAAGAAGCTCTaaaccatttaggggaaatTGGTACCAAGACAACCTTAAG GTATGCTGTGCAGTTACTGACCCCAGCTAACCTGCTTGCCAAGATTAATGGAAAAGACAGCATTGAGAAAGAGCATATCGAAGAAATAAATGAACTTTTCTATGATGCCAAATCCTCAGCAAAAATCTTGGCTGATCAACAGGAGAAGTACATGAAATGA